One genomic region from Vanacampus margaritifer isolate UIUO_Vmar chromosome 2, RoL_Vmar_1.0, whole genome shotgun sequence encodes:
- the copb2 gene encoding coatomer subunit beta', whose protein sequence is MPLRLDIKRRLTARSDRVKSVDLHPTEPWMLASLYNGSVCVWNHETQTLVKTFEVCDLPVRASKFVARKNWVITGADDMQIRVFNYNTLERVHMFEAHSDYIRCIAVHPTQPYILTSSDDMLIKLWDWDKKWSCSQVFEGHTHYVMQIVINPKDNNQFASASLDRTIKVWQLGSSSPNFTLEGHEKGVNCIDYYSGGDKPYLISGADDRQVKIWDYQNKTCVQTLEGHAQNVSCVSFHPELPIIITGSEDGTVRIWHSSTYRLESTLNYGMERVWCVCGLRGSNNVALGYDEGSIIIKVGREEPAMSMDTSGKIIWAKHSEIQQANLKAMGDAEIKDGERLPLAVKDMGSCEIYPQTIQHNPNGRFVVVCGDGEYIIYTAMALRNKSFGSAQEFVWAHDSSEYAIRESNSVVKIFKNFKEKKSFKPDFGAEGIYGGFLLGVRSVNGLAFYDWENTELIRRIEIQPKHIFWSDSGELACIATEESFFILRYMADKVAASQENNEGVTEDGIEDAFEVQGEIQEIVKTGLWVGDCFIYTSSVNRLNYFVGGEIVTIAHLDRTMYLLGYIPKDDRLYLGDKELNIVSYSLLVSVLEYQTAVMRRDFGMADKVLPTIPKEQRTRVAHFLEKQGFKQQALAVSTDPEHRFELALQLGELKIAYQLAVEAESEQKWKQLAELAISKCQFGLAQECLHHAQDYGGLLLLATASGNAPMVGKLAEGAEKDGKNNVAFMTYFLQGKLDQCLELLIRTNRLPEAAFLARTYLPSQVSRVVKLWRENLAKVNQKAAESLADPTEYENLFPGLKEAFAAEDYLRQSCSGATRPATDYPLVTLNEDRNILEEAQGYEPKGMLQLSAFETEACEESPVVSAPVVSAPVVAAESAVMPSEPETVLPQTQEEIPTFSQSENDKVLEDLEIDLDNLEVDDIDTSDVNLDDDFLED, encoded by the exons ATG CCGCTGAGGCTTGACATTAAGCGGAGGTTGACAGCCAGGTCTGACCGTGTGAAGAGTGTGGACCTTCATCCAACCGAGCCATGGATGCTAGCCAGTCTGTACAACGGCAGCGTCTGTGTGTGGAACCACGAAACACAG aCTCTGGTGAAGACTTTTGAGGTGTGCGACCTCCCCGTCAGAGCATCCAAATTCGTGGCCAGGAAGAACTGGGTCATCACAGGAGCA GATGACATGCAGATCCGTGTGTTTAACTACAACACCTTGGAGCGTGTTCACATGTTTGAGGCCCACTCCGACTACATCCGTTGCATCGCCGTCCACCCAACCCAGCCCTACATCCTCACCAGCAGCG ATGATATGTTGATCAAGCTGTGGGACTGGGACAAGAAGTGGTCCTGCAGCCAAGTGTTTGAGGGTCACACGCATTATGTCATGCAGATCGTCATCAACCCAAAGGACAATAATCAGTTTGCTAGCGCCTCCCTTGACAGGACTATTAAG GTTTGGCAGCTGGGCTCATCGTCTCCTAACTTTACCTTGGAAGGCCATGAAAAAGGGGTTAATTGTATTGATTATTACAGTGGCGGAGACAAGCCCTACCTGATATCAGGTGCTGATGACCGCCAGGTCAAAATCTGGGACTATCAG AACAAGACCTGTGTTCAAACGTTGGAAGGCCATGCCCAGAACGTGTCATGTGTCAGCTTCCACCCAGAGCTGCCAATAATAATCACCGGGTCCGAAGATG GTACGGTACGTATTTGGCACTCGAGCACGTACCGGCTGGAGAGCACCCTCAATTATGGCATGGAGCGAGTTTGGTGCGTATGCGGACTCCGGGGCTCCAACAATGTTGCGCTGGGCTACGATGAAGGCAGTATCATTATCAAA GTGGGGCGTGAGGAGCCGGCCATGTCAATGGACACCAGCGGGAAGATTATCTGGGCCAAGCACAGTGAAATCCAGCAAGCCAATTTGAAGGCGATGGGTGATGCTGAGATTAAGGATGGAGAGAGGCTCCCACTGGCCGTGAAAGACATGGGCAGCTGTGAAATATACCCTCAAACTATTCAGCATAACCCCAATGGGAG GTTTGTTGTGGTGTGTGGCGATGGCGAGTACATCATATATACTGCCATGGCTCTGAGGAATAAAAGCTTCGGCTCGGCACAGGAGTTTGTGTGGGCACATGACTCATCTGA GTATGCCATTAGAGAGAGCAACAGTGTTGTGAAAATATTCAAGAATTTCAAGGAAAAGAAATCATTTAAGCCTGACTTTGGAGCTGAGG GTATCTACGGTGGTTTCTTGCTCGGGGTGAGGTCAGTGAATGGTCTGGCGTTTTATGATTGGGAGAACACCGAGCTGATCCGCCGCATTGAGATCCAACCTAAACAC ATCTTCTGGTCCGACTCTGGCGAGTTGGCCTGCATCGCTACCGAAGAGTCTTTCTTCATCCTTCGCTACATGGCCGATAAAGTAGCTGCCTCACAGGAGAACAATGAAGGCGTGACGGAGGACGGAATTGAGGATGCGTTTGAG GTCCAGGGAGAGATCCAGGAGATCGTGAAGACCGGACTCTGGGTTGGTGACTGCTTCATCTACACCAGCTCTGTGAACAGACTCAATTACTTCGTAGGAGGAGAGATCGTCACTATTGCTCACCTGGACAG AACCATGTATTTACTGGGTTACATACCCAAAGATGACCGCCTGTACCTGGGAGACAAGGAGCTCAACATTGTCAGCTACTCCCTCCTGGTCTCGGTTCTGGAGTATCAAACTGCTGTCATGAGGAGGGACTTTGGGATGGCTGACAAGGTGCTGCCCACAATTCCTAAAGAGCAACGGACCAGAGTGGCCCACTTCCTGGAAAAACAG GGGTTCAAGCAGCAGGCGTTAGCTGTGTCCACAGACCCTGAGCACAGGTTTGAGCTAGCCTTGCAGCTGGGAGAGTTGAAGATTGCCTACCAGCTAGCTGTAGAAGCAGAG TCGGAGCAGAAGTGGAAGCAGTTGGCAGAGCTGGCCATTAGTAAGTGTCAATTTGGCCTGGCCCAGGAGTGTCTGCATCATGCACAGGATTACGGCGGCCTGCTCCTCCTCGCCACCGCCTCGGGTAACGCCCCTATGGTGGGCAAGCTGGCCGAGGGTGCCGAAAAGGATGGCAAGAACAATGTAGCTTTCATGACCTACTTCCTGCAGGGGAA ACTGGATCAATGTTTAGAGCTTTTGATCAGAACCAACCGCCTACCTGAAGCTGCATTCTTGGCTCGCACATACCTGCCCAGCCAGGTATCCCGTGTGGTCAAGCTATGGAGGGAAAACTTGGCCAAGGTTAACCAGAAG GCTGCGGAATCTTTAGCAGATCCTACAGAATATGAAAACCTGTTTCCTGGTCTGAAAGAAGCATTTGCAGCTGAGGATTACCTCAGACAGAGTTGCTCAGGCGCCACCAGACCCGCCACGGACTATCCCCTAGTCACT CTAAATGAAGACAGGAATATTCTAGAGGAGGCTCAAGGATACGAACCCAAAGGGATGCTCCAGCTTTCTGCTTTTGAG ACAGAGGCATGTGAAGAATCTCCTGTAGTGTCAGCCCCTGTAGTGTCAGCCCCTGTAGTTGCAGCGGAGTCTGCAGTTATGCCTTCAGAGCCTGAAACTGTCCTTCCACAGACCCAGGAGGAAATCCCCACGTTCTCCCAATCGGAAAATGATAAG GTCCTGGAAGATCTGGAAATTGACCTTGACAATTTGGAGGTAGATGACATCGACACCAGTGATGTTAATCTGGATGATGACTTTCTAGAGGATTAG
- the rbp2b gene encoding retinol-binding protein 2b isoform X1, translating into MTTTPPSPMPRLHQKLTPYSLIIPNTKKSASPATAMPADFSGKWILESNDKFDDYMKALDIDFATRKIAVRLAQTKVVVQEGDVFNFKTLSTFRNYDLAFTVGVEFNECTKGVDNRNVKSLVTWQGDKLVCIQKGEKANRGWKHWIEGDKMYLELTCQDAVCQQVFKRKE; encoded by the exons ATGACCACCACTCCCCCTTCCCCAATGCCCCGCTTGCATCAAAAACTCACCCCGTACTCACTGATTAtaccaaacacaaaaaaatctgcgtCACCAGCTACAGCCATGCCTGCGGACTTCAGTGGAAAATGGATACTGGAGAGCAATGACAAATTTGATGATTATATGAAAGCGCTGG ATATTGACTTTGCAACGCGAAAAATCGCTGTCCGTCTGGCTCAGACCAAAGTGGTTGTGCAAGAGGGAGACGTGTTTAACTTTAAAACCCTGAGCACCTTCAGGAACTATGATCTGGCCTTCACTGTGGGAGTGGAGTTTAATGAGTGCACCAAGGGAGTCGACAACCGAAATGTCAAA AGTTTGGTGACCTGGCAAGGGGACAAGCTGGTTTGCATTCAGAAAGGTGAAAAAGCCAATCGTGGTTGGAAGCACTGGATTGAAGGGGACAAAATGTACCTG GAGTTGACGTGTCAAGATGCAGTTTGTCAACAGGTGTTCAAGAGAAaagaataa
- the rbp2b gene encoding retinol-binding protein 2b isoform X2: MTTTPPSPMPRLHQKLTPYSLIIPNTKKSASPATAMPADFSGKWILESNDKFDDYMKALDIDFATRKIAVRLAQTKVVVQEGDVFNFKTLSTFRNYDLAFTVGVEFNECTKGVDNRNVKLLPTDLQSLSPALSRKYMIMLTAEFGDLARGQAGLHSER, encoded by the exons ATGACCACCACTCCCCCTTCCCCAATGCCCCGCTTGCATCAAAAACTCACCCCGTACTCACTGATTAtaccaaacacaaaaaaatctgcgtCACCAGCTACAGCCATGCCTGCGGACTTCAGTGGAAAATGGATACTGGAGAGCAATGACAAATTTGATGATTATATGAAAGCGCTGG ATATTGACTTTGCAACGCGAAAAATCGCTGTCCGTCTGGCTCAGACCAAAGTGGTTGTGCAAGAGGGAGACGTGTTTAACTTTAAAACCCTGAGCACCTTCAGGAACTATGATCTGGCCTTCACTGTGGGAGTGGAGTTTAATGAGTGCACCAAGGGAGTCGACAACCGAAATGTCAAA CTTCTTCCTACAGACCTTCAATCTCTGTCACCTGCCCTATCACGCAAATATATGATAATGTTGACTGCAGAGTTTGGTGACCTGGCAAGGGGACAAGCTGGTTTGCATTCAGAAAGGTGA
- the rbp1.1 gene encoding retinol-binding protein 1.1, with translation MPVDLNGYWKMISNDNFEEYLKALDVNVAIRKIATLLKPDKDIVHDGDHIIVKTLSTFKNYNMDFYVGKEFEEDLSGVDDRKCMTTITWEGDKLVCVQKGEIEGRGWTHWVDGDELHLELRAGGVVSKQVFKKS, from the exons ATGCCTGTGGATCTGAACGGATACTGGAAAATGATTTCCAATGACAACTTTGAGGAGTACCTCAAGGCTCTTG ATGTTAATGTTGCCATCAGAAAAATTGCCACTTTGCTGAAGCCGGACAAGGACATCGTCCACGACGGGGATCACATTATCGTCAAAACCCTCAGTACCTTCAAAAACTACAATATGGATTTCTATGTGGGCAAAGAGTTCGAGGAGGATCTGTCCGGGGTGGATGACAGGAAATGTATG ACCACCATCACCTGGGAAGGAGATAAGTTGGTGTGTGTGCAGAAAGGAGAGATTGAAGGGAGAGGTTGGACCCACTGGGTGGACGGAGACGAACTTCATCTG gAGCTTAGAGCTGGAGGAGTCGTCTCCAAGCAGGTCTTCAAGAAGTCCTAA